The Arachis ipaensis cultivar K30076 chromosome B03, Araip1.1, whole genome shotgun sequence region CCCTGTTGACAAAATTTTCTACTTTGTCTTTGGCCCCATAGTTTGAAAGACGATTTACTACTCCATCCAAATTCTTCTGTGAAACAGAAAGAGATTACCTTCAGTCAATCTTTCTGCACAGCAATATAGTTATGTTTTACTCTGTCTAACAAGTTAACCCCACTTCCAATTTCCAAAAATACATCACATCATAAGTGCTTATGATCAAGCAAAGAAACTCTATCACTTGCTATACTTTCTTCAGTTTGTTATAAATTATGAATACATGATGCAATGATCTAGAGATAGAATTTTCTCTCGTTGATCAAATAAATTGTCCATCTGACAGAACAGAAAATCAAAACTAACCTGCAAGCTACTAGGGTCACCTTCAGCCGAACTGTTCAATCCATCACCCTCATGATGGGTGCTCTCTATAACATTATCCACTACAGAATCACGAGCACTAGCTTTAGAACCAGTTTGATCATGTGAACTTTCCCTAATTTCAGATGACATGGGAACAATTTGTTTATTTGAAGCATCAACTATGTTATCATCAGGATTCTCCTGAATCCTGATCTTCTTCCGTGAATCTGCCTGAATACCATCTCCATCAACAAAGACATGATCTCTAAAATCCGAGTCATAAGAAAGACAAGCCCTTAAATTCTGACCAATAACAGGCAGAGATATTATGGCTTTAAAATTTTGCTTTGTTGGCGGAGGACCCCCTGCAATCGTCATATTGAGACTAGAAGACATATCCTTTGACGAAGTTGCAATGTCAGACACATTATTATTTACACCCTGACCCTGTCTGTCTTGGATCACAGAATCgtttttgcaatttacttctgcatACCCCACTATTCTGAGTGATTCGACAGGCCGAGGAATTGTGCTGAATGCCCACAATCCAACAGTAGCTCCACACAGGGTACATTCTAGAACTGCAGAATTGGGATCTAGTTGTTCTCCATTAGAATCCTTGAGGTTTTCATTCGTTTCAAAATTGTTGTTATCAGCAACTACTTGAGAACGGTCCAGAATAGTTGTACTTCTAACAGATTGCTCCTTTGTATCCTTGCAATCGACTATGTAAGGTAGAGGGCGAAGATTCCAACCACATAAACTTATAAGCTTTTGAGACTGCaaataaacaccaataaattacattaaaaagGTAGGAATGAAAGAAGTGCCAGCATAGACAAAGATGTTTTCAAGAGAATAAATGAGAGAATTGAAATTTGTTAATATAAATAAAGATCATTCATCTAATGCATTTATCATTAAGTCACTAGAACACAGAAGTACACTTGTTATTACCTGGTAATACAATTTGAGTTCCTCTTGACTACTAATAATTTCTATGTCAGAATTTCTGGCAGATCCATTTCCAAAATCAAGAAACAATGATTGTCCAAGAAAGTCTTCCAATAGTGGACTGTGCATGTGCTCTATAACTGAAGATGAAATATGTGGAAGAGCTGAGAGTTGCAAAAGAGAAGAACAGCGTTCTCTGAAATTGTCAACTAACACTGGAGGAGCTGTAGGAGGAAACCGTGCCAGTGTTTCACTGCAGGCATTGTCGATCCATGGGCAAAGTAACTTATGTCCATTATCTAACTTTAAGCTAAATACCCG contains the following coding sequences:
- the LOC107630396 gene encoding uncharacterized protein LOC107630396, with amino-acid sequence MAQDSEKKFHSIMDKLFHTPKSPSSSSGMQLLSGKKRPYSTSLGTMELNLRGDAAEVPHSLSAAVGATEGALCRPWDRGDFMRRLVTFKSISWFAKPKVVSAVNCARRGWINVDIDTIACEACGARLLFSTPASWNQQQVEKAARVFSLKLDNGHKLLCPWIDNACSETLARFPPTAPPVLVDNFRERCSSLLQLSALPHISSSVIEHMHSPLLEDFLGQSLFLDFGNGSARNSDIEIISSQEELKLYYQSQKLISLCGWNLRPLPYIVDCKDTKEQSVRSTTILDRSQVVADNNNFETNENLKDSNGEQLDPNSAVLECTLCGATVGLWAFSTIPRPVESLRIVGYAEVNCKNDSVIQDRQGQGVNNNVSDIATSSKDMSSSLNMTIAGGPPPTKQNFKAIISLPVIGQNLRACLSYDSDFRDHVFVDGDGIQADSRKKIRIQENPDDNIVDASNKQIVPMSSEIRESSHDQTGSKASARDSVVDNVIESTHHEGDGLNSSAEGDPSSLQKNLDGVVNRLSNYGAKDKVENFVNREDQHCSLERDMKPTTADKTMEFNPIRHHRYFCPWIASIDDMEPGWKQTLSALFHQQNHFPHSPNRSPTSMLIVKVDDPVSSVKKLFLSPSTRRKLAHIASQNTEHR